A genomic segment from Clostridium pasteurianum BC1 encodes:
- a CDS encoding IMP dehydrogenase codes for MAFYFDEPSHTFSEYLLVPGYSSSKCIPANVSLKTPVVKFKKGENSSIEMNIPLVSAIMQSVSDDEMAIALAKEGGISFIYGSQSIENEAAMVSRVKNHKAGFVISDSNIRPDQKLQDVLDLKKKTGHSTVAVTEDGTATGKLLGIVTSRDYRVSRMSPDCKISDFMTPFEKLVSTKKGTSLKEANNIIWDYKLNSLPIVDDDQHLVYMVFRKDYDSNKENKLELLDSSKRYIVGAGINTRDYKERVPALVEAGADVLCIDSSEGFSEWQKLTLDYIRENYGDKVKVGAGNVVDREGFLFLAEAGADFVKIGVGGGSICITREQKGIGRGQATALIEVAKARDEYFDKTGIYVPICSDGGIVYDYHVTLALAMGADFIMLGRYFSRFDESPTNKVSINGTYMKEYWGEGSNRARNWQRYDMGGDSKLSFEEGVDSYVPYAGSLKDNVSLTLNKVRSTMCNCGAMTIPELQKNAKITLVSATSIVEGGAHDVVLKDTSNNIIK; via the coding sequence TTGGCTTTTTACTTTGATGAACCATCACATACCTTTAGTGAATATTTATTAGTTCCTGGATATTCATCTTCAAAGTGTATACCAGCAAATGTTAGTTTGAAAACGCCAGTGGTAAAATTTAAAAAAGGAGAAAACTCATCAATTGAGATGAATATTCCTTTGGTTTCTGCAATTATGCAGTCTGTTTCAGATGATGAAATGGCAATTGCACTTGCTAAAGAGGGTGGAATCTCCTTTATCTATGGTTCCCAGTCTATTGAAAACGAAGCTGCTATGGTATCGCGTGTAAAAAATCATAAAGCAGGTTTTGTTATTAGTGATTCAAATATTAGACCAGATCAAAAATTGCAGGATGTTTTGGATTTAAAGAAGAAAACAGGACATTCTACAGTGGCGGTTACGGAGGATGGTACAGCTACTGGAAAACTTTTGGGCATTGTTACTAGCAGAGACTATCGTGTAAGTAGAATGAGTCCAGATTGCAAGATCTCTGACTTTATGACACCTTTTGAAAAACTGGTTTCTACAAAAAAAGGAACTTCTTTAAAAGAAGCTAACAATATCATTTGGGATTATAAGCTAAACTCCTTACCAATTGTAGATGATGATCAGCATCTTGTGTATATGGTATTTAGAAAGGATTACGATTCAAATAAAGAAAATAAACTAGAGCTTTTGGACAGCTCTAAGAGATATATTGTGGGAGCAGGAATTAACACTCGTGATTATAAAGAAAGAGTGCCAGCTTTAGTGGAAGCAGGGGCTGATGTTTTATGCATAGATTCTTCTGAGGGCTTTTCTGAATGGCAGAAGTTAACATTAGACTATATTCGTGAAAATTATGGAGACAAAGTTAAAGTAGGAGCAGGAAATGTAGTTGACAGAGAGGGCTTTCTGTTCTTAGCAGAAGCAGGAGCTGATTTTGTTAAGATAGGCGTAGGCGGAGGTTCTATATGTATTACCAGAGAGCAAAAGGGTATTGGTAGAGGACAGGCAACAGCCCTTATAGAAGTTGCAAAAGCTCGAGATGAGTACTTTGACAAAACTGGAATATATGTACCAATATGTTCTGATGGAGGAATTGTATATGATTATCACGTAACTCTTGCCCTTGCAATGGGAGCTGACTTCATTATGCTTGGAAGATATTTTTCACGTTTTGATGAGAGCCCTACTAACAAAGTGAGTATTAATGGAACCTATATGAAAGAATACTGGGGAGAAGGTTCTAACCGTGCTAGAAACTGGCAAAGATATGATATGGGCGGTGACAGCAAGTTATCCTTTGAAGAAGGGGTTGATTCCTATGTACCATATGCTGGGAGCCTTAAGGATAACGTATCATTGACACTAAATAAGGTTCGTTCAACCATGTGTAACTGTGGAGCTATGACTATCCCAGAACTTCAAAAGAATGCAAAAATAACCTTAGTATCAGCTACTTCTATTGTAGAAGGTGGAGCACATGATGTTGTGCTGAAGGATACATCTAACAATATTATAAAATAA
- a CDS encoding VIT1/CCC1 transporter family protein, whose translation MEENLKNILITMQCNEITENEIYIKVSKITKDESNKKIMLKIAAEEQQHYNLIKSYTNTDVPLNKIRVWFYYLTAKIFGFTFAVKQMEGRENEVVKGYSYEKLAVNFPKLSKIAEEEEKHELLLLDMLDEERLKYVGAIVLGLNDALVEITGSLAGFTLSMANTRVIALAGLITGIAATLSMGASEYIAEKTEGAKNALKASLYTGLSYLGTVILLILPFIFMNNDMYVQALIISLVIAVIIIFIFNYYISVAKGLNFKKRFLQMAVVSLGVAAFSFVVGLLVKNILKINL comes from the coding sequence ATGGAAGAAAATTTAAAAAATATATTAATTACAATGCAGTGTAATGAGATAACTGAAAATGAAATTTACATTAAGGTTTCAAAAATTACAAAGGATGAAAGTAATAAAAAGATAATGCTTAAAATTGCAGCAGAAGAGCAGCAGCATTATAATTTAATAAAATCCTATACGAATACAGATGTTCCTCTAAACAAAATAAGAGTATGGTTTTACTATTTAACAGCTAAGATTTTTGGATTTACTTTTGCGGTTAAGCAAATGGAGGGTAGGGAGAATGAAGTAGTTAAAGGATATAGCTATGAAAAATTAGCAGTTAATTTTCCAAAGCTCTCTAAAATAGCAGAGGAAGAGGAAAAACACGAACTCTTATTGCTTGATATGCTGGATGAAGAAAGACTTAAATATGTAGGGGCTATAGTACTTGGATTAAATGATGCATTAGTAGAGATAACAGGTAGTTTAGCGGGATTTACCTTATCTATGGCAAACACTAGAGTAATAGCATTAGCAGGATTAATTACAGGAATAGCGGCAACTCTTTCCATGGGCGCCAGTGAATATATAGCTGAAAAAACGGAAGGCGCTAAAAATGCTTTAAAAGCCAGCTTGTATACAGGACTTTCTTATTTAGGTACAGTAATTTTATTAATACTTCCATTCATTTTTATGAATAATGATATGTATGTACAGGCACTAATAATAAGTCTTGTTATTGCTGTTATTATAATATTCATATTCAATTATTATATATCAGTAGCTAAAGGACTCAATTTTAAAAAAAGATTTTTGCAGATGGCAGTGGTAAGTCTTGGGGTCGCAGCATTTTCATTTGTAGTAGGGCTTTTAGTTAAGAACATATTGAAAATAAATCTATAA
- the ltrA gene encoding group II intron reverse transcriptase/maturase, translated as METKLERIAEISAKTRKPEFTSLYHHINDGMLRQCHKELDGNKAVGIDRVTKTKYEVNLEENISNLVKRLKNKSYKPLPSLRVFIPKGNGKMRPLGIASYEDKMVQLAVKKILEAIYEPRFLRNMHGFRPRRGCHDAIKEVYNGMYHGKINYIVDSDIKGFFNHMSHEWIMKFLGVYIKDPNLLWLINKYLKAGVITEGVFEESTDGSAQGNIISPIIANIYMHNVLMLWYKIVITKETKGDSFLTVYADDFIAGFQYKWEAEKYYGELKKRMGKFNLEMEDSKSRLLEFGKFAEGNRKARGEGKPETFDFLGFTFYCGRSRRGYPCVMLQTSRKKFRQKLKDTKKWLYENRTMPVKEMIKALNLKLVGHYRYYGVSFNGKMITNFLHRVQQFLSKTLNRRSDKKSYSWDGYIEMLKYYPLAKPKIYFKLF; from the coding sequence ATGGAAACAAAATTAGAAAGAATAGCAGAAATATCAGCAAAGACTCGAAAGCCAGAATTTACTTCGCTATATCATCATATTAATGATGGTATGCTAAGACAGTGCCACAAAGAACTAGATGGAAATAAGGCAGTAGGCATTGATAGAGTTACAAAAACAAAATACGAAGTAAATCTAGAAGAAAATATATCTAATTTAGTAAAACGGTTAAAGAATAAGTCATACAAACCTTTACCATCATTAAGAGTATTCATACCGAAAGGTAATGGAAAAATGCGACCATTAGGAATTGCATCCTATGAAGATAAGATGGTGCAACTAGCAGTAAAGAAGATACTGGAAGCAATCTATGAACCAAGATTTTTGAGAAATATGCATGGTTTCAGACCGAGACGAGGTTGTCATGATGCTATCAAGGAAGTTTATAACGGAATGTATCATGGAAAGATAAACTACATTGTTGATTCGGACATCAAAGGCTTCTTTAACCACATGAGTCATGAATGGATAATGAAATTTTTGGGAGTATACATAAAAGACCCAAATCTCCTATGGCTGATTAATAAATACTTGAAAGCTGGGGTAATAACTGAGGGCGTATTTGAAGAAAGTACAGATGGTTCTGCTCAAGGGAATATCATAAGCCCAATAATAGCAAATATTTATATGCATAACGTTCTAATGTTGTGGTATAAGATTGTTATTACAAAAGAAACAAAGGGAGATAGCTTTTTGACAGTTTATGCAGATGATTTTATAGCAGGATTCCAGTACAAATGGGAAGCTGAGAAATACTACGGTGAACTCAAGAAAAGAATGGGAAAATTCAATCTAGAGATGGAAGATAGTAAAAGTAGATTACTGGAGTTTGGTAAATTTGCAGAAGGAAACCGGAAAGCAAGGGGAGAAGGTAAACCAGAAACATTTGATTTCTTAGGATTTACATTTTACTGTGGAAGAAGTCGCAGAGGATATCCATGTGTCATGTTACAAACAAGTAGAAAGAAATTTAGACAAAAGCTAAAAGACACTAAAAAGTGGCTGTACGAGAATAGAACTATGCCAGTTAAGGAAATGATAAAGGCATTAAACCTCAAATTGGTTGGGCATTATAGGTACTATGGTGTATCTTTTAATGGTAAGATGATAACAAACTTTTTGCATAGAGTACAGCAATTTCTAAGTAAGACACTGAATAGGCGAAGCGATAAGAAAAGCTACAGCTGGGATGGATATATAGAAATGTTGAAATATTATCCTTTAGCGAAACCAAAGATATATTTTAAATTGTTTTAA
- the mocA gene encoding molybdenum cofactor cytidylyltransferase — MKITAIIMASGYSRRMGENKLLLKCKDKTFIQHTLDKVKKCDFYSRIIVARDKAIVELAESLDFKTVKNKRADKGQSEAIKLGLNNSPISDGYMFFTSDQPLLDIETIELLMDTFNKNNNSIIVPRFKGRKGSPVIFSSKFLKELTQLQGDTGGKKIINAHKESIIFVEVKKEEVLMDVDTWEDYYDLNRFGKNL, encoded by the coding sequence ATGAAAATAACTGCTATAATTATGGCTTCTGGTTATTCTAGGAGAATGGGTGAAAATAAGCTGTTATTAAAATGTAAAGATAAAACTTTTATTCAGCATACTTTAGATAAAGTTAAAAAATGTGATTTTTACAGTAGAATAATTGTAGCAAGAGATAAAGCCATAGTTGAATTAGCTGAGAGTTTAGATTTTAAGACTGTAAAAAATAAACGGGCGGATAAAGGTCAAAGCGAAGCTATAAAGCTTGGATTGAATAATTCACCTATTAGTGATGGGTATATGTTTTTTACGTCAGATCAGCCTCTCCTGGATATTGAAACTATTGAACTTCTAATGGATACTTTTAATAAGAACAATAATAGTATAATTGTTCCTAGATTTAAAGGCAGAAAGGGAAGTCCTGTAATATTCTCATCTAAATTTTTAAAAGAATTAACACAACTTCAAGGGGATACAGGTGGGAAAAAGATTATTAATGCTCACAAGGAATCCATAATATTTGTGGAAGTTAAAAAAGAAGAAGTACTTATGGATGTTGATACATGGGAAGATTATTATGACTTAAATAGGTTTGGGAAAAATTTATAA
- the yqeB gene encoding selenium-dependent molybdenum cofactor biosynthesis protein YqeB — translation MFSEIVVVRGGGDIASGTIQKLYRSGFRVLVLEIEKPSSIRRKVCFGEAVYENRITIEEITAVKVRNKDEIFEAWREDIIPVVIDPKGKYIDLLRPEIVVDAILAKKNLGTNRNMAPCTIALGPGSEAGSDVDIVVETNRGHDLGRLIFHGKAAENTGVPGVIAGYSKERVIYSPTSGIINNIRDIGDIVKKEDILAYIGNKTVRATINGVLRGIIKNKTEVFKGLKIADIDPRLSEVKNCFTISDKARNIGGAVLESILYMKRTGKLSN, via the coding sequence TTGTTTAGTGAAATTGTTGTAGTGAGAGGCGGAGGAGATATTGCATCAGGTACAATACAAAAATTATATAGAAGTGGCTTCAGAGTTTTAGTTTTAGAAATAGAAAAACCCAGTTCTATTAGAAGAAAGGTGTGCTTTGGTGAAGCGGTATATGAAAACAGAATTACTATAGAGGAAATAACCGCAGTTAAGGTAAGAAATAAAGATGAAATATTTGAAGCTTGGAGAGAAGATATTATTCCTGTGGTAATAGATCCTAAGGGTAAGTACATAGATTTATTAAGACCAGAAATTGTGGTGGATGCCATACTGGCTAAAAAAAACTTAGGAACAAATAGGAATATGGCCCCGTGTACCATTGCTCTTGGACCTGGTTCTGAAGCAGGTTCAGATGTAGATATAGTTGTAGAGACCAACAGAGGGCACGATTTGGGAAGATTAATATTTCATGGAAAAGCGGCGGAAAATACAGGTGTACCTGGAGTAATAGCAGGATATTCAAAGGAACGTGTAATATACAGCCCTACCAGTGGCATTATTAATAACATAAGAGACATTGGGGATATAGTTAAAAAAGAAGATATATTAGCCTATATAGGTAACAAAACTGTAAGAGCTACTATAAATGGTGTGTTAAGAGGAATAATAAAAAATAAAACAGAGGTTTTTAAAGGTTTAAAAATTGCAGATATTGATCCAAGGCTTTCAGAAGTAAAAAATTGTTTTACTATTTCAGATAAAGCTAGAAATATTGGGGGAGCTGTACTGGAATCAATATTATATATGAAAAGAACAGGAAAATTATCAAATTAA
- a CDS encoding N-acyl-D-amino-acid deacylase family protein, with product MNKVLIKNGLIIDGTGKERFSADILISGENIDKIGSKEKIEADYIIDAGGKIVCPGFIDTHSHSDLKVLIDGYIEPKVRQGITTELLGQDGISMAPLPKEYISSWRKNLAGLDGDSDKLSWDWENTEGYLNLLEKSGAGPNMAYLVPHGNIRMEAMGLSNKRPTVEDIEKMKAITERELKAGAVGLSSGLIYMPCAYGDTEEIIELCKVVAKHDKVFVVHQRSEADTIVESMKEIIRIGRESGVKIHFSHFKVCGKKNWDKIDEMLKLLDEAKAEGIRVSFDQYPYAAGSTMLGVILPPWVHDGGTDKLLKRLQDRELRKKMIYDIENGIPGWDNFIDFAGIDNIYVTSVKTEKNKDCIGKNLNEIGKLRGKDAYNAVFDLLYEEENAVGMYDYYGKEEHIVKFMKREEQNVCTDGLLAGKPHPRVYGTFPRILGKYVREEKILTLEEAIYKMTLKPAQVFKFKDRGELAEGKKADIVIFDPDTVIDKASFIEPGQYSHGIETVIINGEIILNNDKRSDKLTGKVIRI from the coding sequence ATGAATAAGGTCCTTATAAAAAATGGATTAATAATAGATGGTACAGGTAAAGAGAGATTTTCTGCTGATATACTTATATCCGGTGAGAATATTGATAAAATTGGCAGCAAAGAGAAAATTGAGGCTGATTATATAATAGATGCTGGAGGTAAAATAGTTTGTCCTGGCTTTATAGATACTCATAGTCATTCTGATTTGAAAGTATTGATAGATGGATATATAGAGCCAAAGGTTAGACAGGGTATAACTACAGAACTTCTTGGTCAGGATGGCATTTCTATGGCACCACTTCCAAAGGAATATATAAGTTCCTGGAGAAAAAACTTAGCAGGACTTGATGGAGATAGCGATAAACTCTCCTGGGATTGGGAGAATACTGAGGGTTACCTTAACTTATTAGAAAAATCAGGTGCTGGTCCCAATATGGCATACCTTGTTCCTCATGGAAATATAAGAATGGAAGCTATGGGCCTTAGTAATAAAAGGCCAACCGTTGAAGATATAGAAAAAATGAAAGCTATAACGGAAAGAGAGCTAAAAGCTGGGGCAGTGGGCTTATCTTCTGGGCTTATATATATGCCTTGTGCCTATGGAGATACCGAGGAGATAATTGAGCTTTGCAAGGTTGTGGCAAAACATGACAAAGTTTTTGTAGTACATCAGAGAAGTGAAGCTGATACTATAGTGGAATCCATGAAGGAAATAATAAGAATAGGAAGAGAAAGCGGCGTAAAAATTCATTTTTCTCATTTTAAAGTTTGTGGAAAAAAGAACTGGGATAAAATTGATGAAATGTTGAAGCTTTTAGATGAGGCAAAAGCGGAGGGAATAAGAGTATCCTTTGATCAATATCCCTATGCAGCAGGAAGTACAATGCTTGGAGTAATACTGCCTCCTTGGGTTCACGATGGAGGTACAGATAAGCTCTTAAAGAGACTGCAGGATAGAGAATTAAGAAAAAAGATGATTTATGATATAGAAAATGGTATACCTGGATGGGATAATTTCATAGACTTTGCAGGTATTGATAATATATATGTAACCAGCGTTAAAACTGAGAAAAATAAGGATTGCATAGGAAAAAATCTTAATGAAATAGGAAAACTTAGAGGAAAAGATGCCTATAATGCTGTCTTTGATTTGCTATATGAAGAGGAAAATGCAGTGGGAATGTACGATTATTATGGTAAGGAAGAACATATAGTTAAGTTCATGAAGAGAGAAGAACAGAACGTATGTACAGATGGACTGCTTGCAGGAAAGCCACATCCCAGAGTATATGGCACTTTCCCGAGGATATTAGGAAAGTATGTGAGAGAAGAAAAAATTCTTACACTGGAAGAAGCCATATATAAGATGACCTTAAAACCAGCTCAGGTGTTTAAATTTAAGGATAGAGGAGAACTGGCAGAGGGAAAAAAGGCAGATATAGTAATATTTGATCCTGATACTGTAATAGATAAAGCAAGTTTTATAGAGCCTGGCCAGTATTCTCATGGAATTGAAACTGTGATTATAAATGGAGAGATAATACTAAATAATGACAAAAGGTCTGATAAGTTAACAGGTAAAGTAATAAGGATATAA
- a CDS encoding YgeY family selenium metabolism-linked hydrolase, with product MISKEREAEIIELCQDLLRIRSYSGEENGVVERAKKAFVDMGYDDFFVDDYGNIIGHIKGNKSGRKILFDAHIDTVTVPDETKWTQNPFGGDIVDKRIYGRGASDMKGALCAMICALSYFAKDTNKEFAGDIYVSGVVHEECFEGVASRKISKKVQPDYVVIGEASNCNLKRGQRGRAEIVVETFGKPAHSANPEKGINAVYEMNKLIEKIRHISRQHDDFLGDGILELTDIKSSPYPGASVVPDYCRVTYDRRLLVGETKESVLKPILDIISEAEDKDSSFKAKASFAAGTEKCYTGNLIEGERFFPGWVLNEQDEYVQKSYKGLVEAGLNPEITHYSFCTNGSHYAGEAGIKTIGFGPSKENLAHTIDEYIEIEQLLKAVKGYYLIAKSNLV from the coding sequence ATGATATCTAAAGAAAGAGAAGCAGAAATAATAGAATTATGTCAGGATTTACTTCGTATAAGAAGTTATTCAGGAGAAGAAAATGGTGTGGTGGAAAGAGCTAAAAAGGCCTTTGTAGACATGGGTTACGATGATTTTTTTGTAGATGATTATGGAAATATAATAGGTCACATAAAAGGAAATAAAAGTGGAAGGAAAATATTGTTTGATGCACATATAGATACAGTAACAGTACCAGATGAAACAAAATGGACTCAGAATCCTTTTGGTGGAGACATAGTAGATAAAAGGATATACGGTAGAGGAGCTTCAGATATGAAGGGTGCTCTCTGCGCAATGATTTGTGCACTGTCATATTTTGCAAAGGATACAAATAAGGAGTTTGCAGGAGATATTTATGTATCAGGAGTTGTCCATGAAGAATGCTTTGAAGGGGTTGCGTCTAGAAAGATAAGTAAAAAGGTTCAACCGGATTATGTAGTTATAGGTGAAGCCTCAAACTGCAATCTTAAAAGAGGACAGAGAGGAAGAGCGGAGATAGTGGTAGAAACCTTCGGAAAACCAGCTCATTCCGCCAATCCGGAAAAGGGAATCAATGCGGTCTATGAAATGAATAAACTAATTGAAAAGATAAGACATATAAGCAGACAGCATGACGATTTTCTAGGAGACGGAATTTTAGAGCTCACAGATATTAAATCTTCACCTTATCCAGGAGCTTCTGTAGTACCGGATTACTGCAGGGTAACTTATGATAGAAGACTTTTAGTTGGAGAAACTAAGGAAAGTGTGCTTAAACCTATACTGGATATAATAAGTGAAGCAGAAGACAAAGATTCAAGTTTTAAGGCAAAGGCAAGCTTTGCTGCTGGAACCGAAAAATGTTACACAGGAAATTTAATTGAAGGTGAAAGATTTTTCCCTGGTTGGGTACTTAATGAGCAGGATGAATATGTACAAAAATCCTATAAAGGTCTAGTTGAAGCGGGATTAAATCCAGAAATTACTCATTATTCCTTCTGTACAAATGGAAGTCACTATGCCGGGGAAGCAGGTATAAAGACTATAGGTTTCGGACCTTCAAAGGAAAATTTAGCACATACTATAGATGAATATATTGAAATAGAGCAGCTGTTAAAAGCTGTGAAGGGATATTATTTAATAGCTAAATCTAATCTTGTTTAA